GTCGAAGCGCTGATCGCCGAGGCCGACGTGGTGGTGGACGGCGCCGACAATTTCCCGGTGCGCTACCTGCTCAACGACGCCTGCGTGAAGCTGGGCAAGCCGCTGGTCTACGGCGCGGTGCACCGCTTCGAAGGCCAGGCCAGCGTGTTCGACGCCGGCCGCCAGCGCGGCCAGGCGCCGTGCTACCGCTGCCTGTTCCCGGAGCCGCCGCCACCGGAGGCCGCGCCCAATTGCGCCGAAGCCGGCGTGCTCGGCGTGCTGCCCGGCGTGATCGGGCTGCTCCAGGCCACCGAGGCGATCAAACTGATCCTGGGCCTGGGCGAACCGCTGCGCGGACGCCTGCTGCATTTCGATGCGCTGGGCCTGCGCTTCCGCGAGACCCGGCTGCGCCCCGATCCCGGCTGCGCGGTGTGCGCGCCGGGCCTGCCATTCCCGGGCTATATCGACTACGCCGAGTTCTGCGGCGTGGCTTGAGCCTCGCGCGCACGCAGGCCATGTGAAGCCGGCCGACACGCGCCGTATGCGACGTTCCTAGCCTACGAGCGGCGAACGGAGGCGGGCATGCGCATAGCGGTGGCGATCCTGTGCTTGTGGGTGGCATGGTGTGTGCCCGCATCGGCGGGCGAGGCCTGCGTAGTTCCATCCGGCCCCGACAGCTACCCCAAGCGCATCGCCGCGCTGGCCTGCAACGAGAACGCGCTGTGGTTCGGCGCCTTCATCGACGCCGACGGGCGCCTGGCCAGCACCACCGTGGCCGAAGCCGAGACCGCGCGCCTGCGCGACGGCAGCACGCCGGCCTGGCGCCGGGTGACCGACTATTGGAAGGGCAGCGGCCTGCTGTGGCAGATGAGCGGCTTCTTCGGCGCCGCCGAATGCGGCTATTCGTCGGCCGCCGATCCCGGCCAGCTGCGTACGGCCGACGCCGCCTGCCGCGCCTTCGTCATCGATAACCCCTGGTCGGCGGTGTTCGTGTCCTACGTGATGAACCGCGCGGGCGTGCCCAACTTCCGCGCCTCGGCCAGCCACATCGACTACGTGCGCGACGCCTATCGCAGCCCCGACAGCCCGTACCTGTTCGCCGATCCCGACACCACCGCGCCGGCGGTGGGCGACCTGCTGTGCTTCGTGCGCTCGTCCAGCGCGGTCTACGGCTACCAGGGCCTCAAAGCCTTCCTGGATCGCGACGAGGGCGCCTTGAACATGCATTGCGACATCGCCGCTTCCATCGACGGCGGACGCCTGTATCTGATCGGCGGCAACGTGCTGCAAGGCGTGACCCTGCGCGAGCTCAGCCTCAATCGCAGCGGCCTGCTATGGGCGCTGCAGCGTCGCGGCAGCGTGCCCGCCGATTGCCGCCCGGGCCACGAAGCCGGTTGCAGCTTCAGCCGCCAGGACTGGGCGGTGCTGCTCAAGCTCAAGCCGATGGCGGTCAGCACGCCGGCGCCGCAGCTGATGCCCGCGCGCGATTGCTGCGACGTGTGTCCGCTGCCGCTGCCGGAGGGTCTACGTCGTTGCCCGGCGCAGCACGCTCCGGCTTCGCCCGTACCCACGCCCGGAAGTTAGCATCCGCTTGCAGCGATGCGGCGGTTCCCCCCGTAGGAGCGGCGCAAGCCGCGACCGCGCCATCTCGGCGACCGGCGCCTGCCGCAGCCGATCGAACTGTCGCGGTCGCGGCTTGCGCCGCTCCTACCCCAAAGCAGTTCGCCGCGGTTTGACTGTGGGAGCGACGTGAGTCGCGATGCCTTTTGACGCGCTGCAGTGCAATCGCGGCTCACGCCGCTCCCACACGCTCAGCGCTGCGACAACACCGCCGACGCCTTCGCCGGCGGCGCCGCATCGTCGCCGCCCAGAAACGTTCGCAAGGCCTGCTCGAACTCCGGCGCCGCGCCGATGCTGCCGTGATCGGCGTCGGCCAAGGCCACCACGCGCGGCGGCTTGGCGAACGCCGTCAGCAAGCGGTCGGTGTGGCTGGGCGGCACCACCTGGTCGCGGCCGGCGCGCAGCACCAGCACCTCGCCCTGGTAGCGCGCCAGCCAGCGCACCGAATCGAATCGGTCCTGCACCATCCAGCCCACCGGCAGCAGCGGGTAGTGGCTCTGCGCGACCGCGGCCAGGCTGTCGAAGGGCGTGATCAGCGCCAGCCGCGCCACCGGCCGCTGCGAGGCCACGTGGCTGGCCACGCCGCTGCCCAGGCTGCAGCCGATCACGTCGATGGGCTGACCCGGGTGGCGTTCGCGCACGTGGTCGTAGAAGGCCAGGGCATCGCCGAACAACGCCGCCTCGCTGGGCGTGCCGTCGCTGGCGCCATAACCGCGGTAGGCCAGCAGGTAGATGCTGCGGTCGGGGAACAGGCGCTGCAGTTGCTCGCGGCGCAGCTCGATGCGCTCGGCGTTGCCGCCGAAGTACAGGATCGGCCGCGGCGCCTGCGGCTGCACCGCCCAGCCGCGCAGGCGCAGGCCCTCGCGCTGCAGGACGAAGTCGGTGGCGTCGGCCGACAACCGCGTCTGCTGGCCGAAATAGATCAGATCGCGCTGCTTGGCGTAGAGGTAGCTGCAGATGCCGCCATAGACCAGCGCCGGCACGCCGAACACGGCTAGCCAGGCGGCTCGTGACAGTATCTTGGCCATCGCATCGCCCCCTGGGTGTCGCCGCGGCCTCCACTATGACTAACGCGGTTCGGCGCGCGCAACGGGCGCGCGGGGCAGGGGCTCAGCGCGGGTGCGCGCGTTGCGCGGCCTCGAACGCGGCCAGCTGCTGCGGCGTGGCCTCGCTCTGATGCTGCGCCTTCCATTGCGCGAACGGCTGGCCGTAGACCGCCTCGCGCGCCTCGTCGCGGGTCATGACGATGCCGCGCGACTCGGCGGCCTCGCGGTACCAGTCGGCCAGGCAGTTGCGGCAGAAGCCGGCCAGGATCATCAGGTCGA
The sequence above is a segment of the Lysobacter silvisoli genome. Coding sequences within it:
- a CDS encoding DUF2272 domain-containing protein; translated protein: MRIAVAILCLWVAWCVPASAGEACVVPSGPDSYPKRIAALACNENALWFGAFIDADGRLASTTVAEAETARLRDGSTPAWRRVTDYWKGSGLLWQMSGFFGAAECGYSSAADPGQLRTADAACRAFVIDNPWSAVFVSYVMNRAGVPNFRASASHIDYVRDAYRSPDSPYLFADPDTTAPAVGDLLCFVRSSSAVYGYQGLKAFLDRDEGALNMHCDIAASIDGGRLYLIGGNVLQGVTLRELSLNRSGLLWALQRRGSVPADCRPGHEAGCSFSRQDWAVLLKLKPMAVSTPAPQLMPARDCCDVCPLPLPEGLRRCPAQHAPASPVPTPGS
- a CDS encoding alpha/beta hydrolase, with translation MAKILSRAAWLAVFGVPALVYGGICSYLYAKQRDLIYFGQQTRLSADATDFVLQREGLRLRGWAVQPQAPRPILYFGGNAERIELRREQLQRLFPDRSIYLLAYRGYGASDGTPSEAALFGDALAFYDHVRERHPGQPIDVIGCSLGSGVASHVASQRPVARLALITPFDSLAAVAQSHYPLLPVGWMVQDRFDSVRWLARYQGEVLVLRAGRDQVVPPSHTDRLLTAFAKPPRVVALADADHGSIGAAPEFEQALRTFLGGDDAAPPAKASAVLSQR
- a CDS encoding DUF1244 domain-containing protein is translated as MNETDHDTIAIEAAAFRRLRQHLMQDRPEVQNIDLMILAGFCRNCLADWYREAAESRGIVMTRDEAREAVYGQPFAQWKAQHQSEATPQQLAAFEAAQRAHPR